A stretch of Cicer arietinum cultivar CDC Frontier isolate Library 1 chromosome 5, Cicar.CDCFrontier_v2.0, whole genome shotgun sequence DNA encodes these proteins:
- the LOC101503751 gene encoding uncharacterized protein isoform X4, producing MEATAAAAAARGVSLQLQTPPRKEWRAVAEHHHSARNPDDEELDNPKLGQSDERTIYEVQQGREHLDVDFCSITMDGTLDNDILQQQIHAVIRQRHEILQMEIELKAQMIARSEVMEMRSTFDAQLKEHANNASKFQDQLCERERTIHELERKIEEKDRELHSIKLDNEAAWAKQDLLREQNKELASFRRERDHSEAERAQHIQQIHDLQEHIQEKDRQLIELQEQNRVAQETIMFKEEQVREAQAWIARVREMDVFQSTTNQSLQAELRERTEQYNQLWMGFQRQFAEMERLHLHAIQQLQLELADARERSGTYNDDARISQINSKTNVAQYGHENGNQYDLSGANASGGNNGILTNESSDNGPPFSTPGNSSIQTDHVQGLAIAPSSLMVPHSYLPPGQVTALHPFVMHQQGVPNSVASHVPQAHVGHFHPVPTMSPLQQWQNQQAVSEGLEVPKQDVPSSSQADQNLIRSDAKFNYEMSVNGQTLHRDYLDSHAHQGQEARTVISSSSGMTQLVDKDQLIASQQSLQQISSQFSDALRLNSFESNDEMKEQNPVTLSDDGSENQILLAEQASSASNASSVPSHSVSEMIQNNSADSVLSEAFASTVKTTSTTIAKAPETALLDERSLLACIVRTIPAAGRIRISSTLPNRLGKMLAPLHWHDYKRKYGKLEDFVTSHPELFLIEGDFIQLRVGAHKMIAATAAVAKVAAAAAASSPYSSYMPTVAVTPMAQSHRTKKFPSTDLNMGDNPPKLSVTQHQQSNGARFSVAGGLSNVTILSKSKDSREMNGPENSAVQSSAKVAVGNGGSLDRPSMSNASNTGPANGRSTAAVYPSRR from the exons ATGGAGGCCACGGCCGCCGCAGCCGCTGCTCGCGGCGTCTCTCTTCAGCTGCAGACTCCGCCTCGGAAAGAATGGCGTGCTGTTGCTGAACATCATCATTCCGCGAGAAACCCTGACGATGAG GAGTTAGACAACCCAAAACTGGGACAATCAGACGAGAGAACCATATATGAG GTGCAGCAAGGAAGAGAGCATTTGGATGTTGATTTTTGTTCGATAACAATGGATGGAACATTAGATAATGATATTTTACAGCAGCAAATTCATGCTGTTATTAGACAAAGGCATGAAATACTGCAAATGGAGATTGAATTAAAAGCTCAAATGATTGCCAGATCCGAGGTAATGGAAATGCGAAGCACCTTTGATGCTCAACTCAAGGAGCATGCTAACAATGCCAGCAAGTTTCAG GATCAACTTTGTGAAAGGGAGCGCACAATTCATGAACTGGAGAGGAAAATAGAAGAGAAAGACAGGGAGCTGCATAGTATTAAATTAGATAATGAAGCG GCGTGGGCTAAACAAGACCTTCTCCGCGAGCAAAACAAAGAACTTGCATCTTTCAG AAGGGAACGTGACCATTCAGAAGCTGAAAGAGCTCAGCATATACAACAAATACATGATCTGCAAGAACATATTCAAGAAAAAGATAGACAACTTATTGAGTTGCAGGAACAA AATAGGGTTGCTCAAGAGACTATTATGTTTAAAGAGGAACAGGTTAGAGAGGCCCAAGCATGGATAGCTCGTGTTCGAGAGATGGATGTTTTCCAATCAACAACTAACCAATCATTACAGGCTGAATTGCGAGAGCGTACTGAGCAATATAACCAGCTTTGGATGGGCTTTCAGAGACAG TTTGCAGAGATGGAGAGACTTCATTTGCATGCTATTCAGCAGTTACAGCTTGAGTTAGCTGATGCAAGAGAGAGGAGTGGAACTTACAACGATGATGCTCGGATATcccaaataaattcaaaaactaaTGTAGCTCAGTATGGACACGAAAATGGAAACCAATATGACTTAAGTGGAGCCAATGCTTCAGGTGGAAATAATGGCATCCTTACAAATGAAAGCTCCGATAATGGTCCCCCATTTTCAACACCAGGCAATTCGTCAATCCAG ACTGATCATGTTCAGGGTCTTGCTATTGCTCCATCATCTCTGATGGTCCCCCATTCATACCTCCCCCCTGGTCAAGTAACTGCATTGCATCCATTTGTCATGCATCAACAAGGAGTGCCCAATTCTGTTGCATCACATGTTCCTCAGGCTCATGTTGGACATTTTCATCCAGTGCCCACAATGTCACCTCTGCAACAGTGGCAAAATCAACAG GCTGTTTCGGAGGGTTTGGAGGTGCCCAAACAGGATGTTCCCTCGTCATCCCAAGCTGATCAAAATCTGATCAGATCAGATGCAAAGTTTAATTATGAAATGTCTGTTAATGGGCAAACTCTTCATAGAGACTATTTGGATTCTCATGCCCACCAAGGCCAGGAAGCACGAACTGTGATTTCATCATCATCAGGGATGACACAG TTGGTTGATAAAGATCAACTCATTGCTTCTCAGCAAAGCTTACAACAAATATCTTCACAATTCTCTGATGCCTTAAGATTGAACTCTTTTGAATCTAATGATGAAATGAAG GAGCAGAATCCTGTGACATTGTCTGACGATGGATCCGAGAACCAGATACTGTTAGCTGAGCAAGCAAGTTCTGCTTCAAATGCATCATCTGTTCCAAGTCATTCAGTTAGTGAAATGATACAGAACAATTCTGCTGATTCGGTCTTGTCTGAAGCATTTGCCTCTACTGTGAAGACAACTTCAACAACCATTGCAAAGGCTCCAGAGACTGCTCTTCTTGATGAAAGGTCACTGTTGGCATGTATTGTTCGCACTATTCCAGCTGCTGGCCGAATTCGAATCAGTTCAACG CTTCCTAATAGGTTGGGCAAGATGCTTGCACCTCTGCATTGGCATGATTACAAAAGGAAATATGGAAAGCTGGAAGATTTTGTAACTAGCCATCCTGAA TTATTTTTGATTGAGGGTGACTTTATACAACTCCGCGTGGGGGCACATAAAATGATAGCTGCAACTGCTGCAGTTGCGAAAGTTGCTGCAGCTGCTGCAGCATCATCTCCTTATTCTTCATATATGCCTACTGTAGCTGTTACACCAATGGCTCAATCTCATCGTACAAAGAAATTTCCTTCAACCGACTTAAATATGGGcgacaatcctcctaagttgtCAGTAACACAGCATCAACAATCAAACGGTGCACGCTTCAGTGTTGCCGGAGGTCTGTCAAATGTTACAATTTTGAGTAAATCCAAGGATTCTCGTGAAATGAATGGTCCTGAAAATAGTGCTGTCCAGTCTTCTGCAAAAGTAGCTGTTGGCAATGGGGGAAGCCTTGACAGACCAAGTATGAGCAATGCCTCAAATACAGGCCCAGCAAATGGGAG GTCAACTGCTGCCGTGTACCCTTCTCGAAGATA G
- the LOC101503751 gene encoding uncharacterized protein isoform X3: MEATAAAAAARGVSLQLQTPPRKEWRAVAEHHHSARNPDDEELDNPKLGQSDERTIYEVQQGREHLDVDFCSITMDGTLDNDILQQQIHAVIRQRHEILQMEIELKAQMIARSEVMEMRSTFDAQLKEHANNASKFQDQLCERERTIHELERKIEEKDRELHSIKLDNEAAWAKQDLLREQNKELASFRRERDHSEAERAQHIQQIHDLQEHIQEKDRQLIELQEQNRVAQETIMFKEEQVREAQAWIARVREMDVFQSTTNQSLQAELRERTEQYNQLWMGFQRQFAEMERLHLHAIQQLQLELADARERSGTYNDDARISQINSKTNVAQYGHENGNQYDLSGANASGGNNGILTNESSDNGPPFSTPGNSSIQTDHVQGLAIAPSSLMVPHSYLPPGQVTALHPFVMHQQGVPNSVASHVPQAHVGHFHPVPTMSPLQQWQNQQAVSEGLEVPKQDVPSSSQADQNLIRSDAKFNYEMSVNGQTLHRDYLDSHAHQGQEARTVISSSSGMTQVLQLVDKDQLIASQQSLQQISSQFSDALRLNSFESNDEMKNPVTLSDDGSENQILLAEQASSASNASSVPSHSVSEMIQNNSADSVLSEAFASTVKTTSTTIAKAPETALLDERSLLACIVRTIPAAGRIRISSTLPNRLGKMLAPLHWHDYKRKYGKLEDFVTSHPELFLIEGDFIQLRVGAHKMIAATAAVAKVAAAAAASSPYSSYMPTVAVTPMAQSHRTKKFPSTDLNMGDNPPKLSVTQHQQSNGARFSVAGGLSNVTILSKSKDSREMNGPENSAVQSSAKVAVGNGGSLDRPSMSNASNTGPANGRSTAAVYPSRR; the protein is encoded by the exons ATGGAGGCCACGGCCGCCGCAGCCGCTGCTCGCGGCGTCTCTCTTCAGCTGCAGACTCCGCCTCGGAAAGAATGGCGTGCTGTTGCTGAACATCATCATTCCGCGAGAAACCCTGACGATGAG GAGTTAGACAACCCAAAACTGGGACAATCAGACGAGAGAACCATATATGAG GTGCAGCAAGGAAGAGAGCATTTGGATGTTGATTTTTGTTCGATAACAATGGATGGAACATTAGATAATGATATTTTACAGCAGCAAATTCATGCTGTTATTAGACAAAGGCATGAAATACTGCAAATGGAGATTGAATTAAAAGCTCAAATGATTGCCAGATCCGAGGTAATGGAAATGCGAAGCACCTTTGATGCTCAACTCAAGGAGCATGCTAACAATGCCAGCAAGTTTCAG GATCAACTTTGTGAAAGGGAGCGCACAATTCATGAACTGGAGAGGAAAATAGAAGAGAAAGACAGGGAGCTGCATAGTATTAAATTAGATAATGAAGCG GCGTGGGCTAAACAAGACCTTCTCCGCGAGCAAAACAAAGAACTTGCATCTTTCAG AAGGGAACGTGACCATTCAGAAGCTGAAAGAGCTCAGCATATACAACAAATACATGATCTGCAAGAACATATTCAAGAAAAAGATAGACAACTTATTGAGTTGCAGGAACAA AATAGGGTTGCTCAAGAGACTATTATGTTTAAAGAGGAACAGGTTAGAGAGGCCCAAGCATGGATAGCTCGTGTTCGAGAGATGGATGTTTTCCAATCAACAACTAACCAATCATTACAGGCTGAATTGCGAGAGCGTACTGAGCAATATAACCAGCTTTGGATGGGCTTTCAGAGACAG TTTGCAGAGATGGAGAGACTTCATTTGCATGCTATTCAGCAGTTACAGCTTGAGTTAGCTGATGCAAGAGAGAGGAGTGGAACTTACAACGATGATGCTCGGATATcccaaataaattcaaaaactaaTGTAGCTCAGTATGGACACGAAAATGGAAACCAATATGACTTAAGTGGAGCCAATGCTTCAGGTGGAAATAATGGCATCCTTACAAATGAAAGCTCCGATAATGGTCCCCCATTTTCAACACCAGGCAATTCGTCAATCCAG ACTGATCATGTTCAGGGTCTTGCTATTGCTCCATCATCTCTGATGGTCCCCCATTCATACCTCCCCCCTGGTCAAGTAACTGCATTGCATCCATTTGTCATGCATCAACAAGGAGTGCCCAATTCTGTTGCATCACATGTTCCTCAGGCTCATGTTGGACATTTTCATCCAGTGCCCACAATGTCACCTCTGCAACAGTGGCAAAATCAACAG GCTGTTTCGGAGGGTTTGGAGGTGCCCAAACAGGATGTTCCCTCGTCATCCCAAGCTGATCAAAATCTGATCAGATCAGATGCAAAGTTTAATTATGAAATGTCTGTTAATGGGCAAACTCTTCATAGAGACTATTTGGATTCTCATGCCCACCAAGGCCAGGAAGCACGAACTGTGATTTCATCATCATCAGGGATGACACAG GTTCTTCAGTTGGTTGATAAAGATCAACTCATTGCTTCTCAGCAAAGCTTACAACAAATATCTTCACAATTCTCTGATGCCTTAAGATTGAACTCTTTTGAATCTAATGATGAAATGAAG AATCCTGTGACATTGTCTGACGATGGATCCGAGAACCAGATACTGTTAGCTGAGCAAGCAAGTTCTGCTTCAAATGCATCATCTGTTCCAAGTCATTCAGTTAGTGAAATGATACAGAACAATTCTGCTGATTCGGTCTTGTCTGAAGCATTTGCCTCTACTGTGAAGACAACTTCAACAACCATTGCAAAGGCTCCAGAGACTGCTCTTCTTGATGAAAGGTCACTGTTGGCATGTATTGTTCGCACTATTCCAGCTGCTGGCCGAATTCGAATCAGTTCAACG CTTCCTAATAGGTTGGGCAAGATGCTTGCACCTCTGCATTGGCATGATTACAAAAGGAAATATGGAAAGCTGGAAGATTTTGTAACTAGCCATCCTGAA TTATTTTTGATTGAGGGTGACTTTATACAACTCCGCGTGGGGGCACATAAAATGATAGCTGCAACTGCTGCAGTTGCGAAAGTTGCTGCAGCTGCTGCAGCATCATCTCCTTATTCTTCATATATGCCTACTGTAGCTGTTACACCAATGGCTCAATCTCATCGTACAAAGAAATTTCCTTCAACCGACTTAAATATGGGcgacaatcctcctaagttgtCAGTAACACAGCATCAACAATCAAACGGTGCACGCTTCAGTGTTGCCGGAGGTCTGTCAAATGTTACAATTTTGAGTAAATCCAAGGATTCTCGTGAAATGAATGGTCCTGAAAATAGTGCTGTCCAGTCTTCTGCAAAAGTAGCTGTTGGCAATGGGGGAAGCCTTGACAGACCAAGTATGAGCAATGCCTCAAATACAGGCCCAGCAAATGGGAG GTCAACTGCTGCCGTGTACCCTTCTCGAAGATA G
- the LOC101503751 gene encoding uncharacterized protein isoform X5, translating to MEATAAAAAARGVSLQLQTPPRKEWRAVAEHHHSARNPDDEELDNPKLGQSDERTIYEVQQGREHLDVDFCSITMDGTLDNDILQQQIHAVIRQRHEILQMEIELKAQMIARSEVMEMRSTFDAQLKEHANNASKFQDQLCERERTIHELERKIEEKDRELHSIKLDNEAAWAKQDLLREQNKELASFRRERDHSEAERAQHIQQIHDLQEHIQEKDRQLIELQEQNRVAQETIMFKEEQVREAQAWIARVREMDVFQSTTNQSLQAELRERTEQYNQLWMGFQRQFAEMERLHLHAIQQLQLELADARERSGTYNDDARISQINSKTNVAQYGHENGNQYDLSGANASGGNNGILTNESSDNGPPFSTPGNSSIQTDHVQGLAIAPSSLMVPHSYLPPGQVTALHPFVMHQQGVPNSVASHVPQAHVGHFHPVPTMSPLQQWQNQQAVSEGLEVPKQDVPSSSQADQNLIRSDAKFNYEMSVNGQTLHRDYLDSHAHQGQEARTVISSSSGMTQLVDKDQLIASQQSLQQISSQFSDALRLNSFESNDEMKNPVTLSDDGSENQILLAEQASSASNASSVPSHSVSEMIQNNSADSVLSEAFASTVKTTSTTIAKAPETALLDERSLLACIVRTIPAAGRIRISSTLPNRLGKMLAPLHWHDYKRKYGKLEDFVTSHPELFLIEGDFIQLRVGAHKMIAATAAVAKVAAAAAASSPYSSYMPTVAVTPMAQSHRTKKFPSTDLNMGDNPPKLSVTQHQQSNGARFSVAGGLSNVTILSKSKDSREMNGPENSAVQSSAKVAVGNGGSLDRPSMSNASNTGPANGRSTAAVYPSRR from the exons ATGGAGGCCACGGCCGCCGCAGCCGCTGCTCGCGGCGTCTCTCTTCAGCTGCAGACTCCGCCTCGGAAAGAATGGCGTGCTGTTGCTGAACATCATCATTCCGCGAGAAACCCTGACGATGAG GAGTTAGACAACCCAAAACTGGGACAATCAGACGAGAGAACCATATATGAG GTGCAGCAAGGAAGAGAGCATTTGGATGTTGATTTTTGTTCGATAACAATGGATGGAACATTAGATAATGATATTTTACAGCAGCAAATTCATGCTGTTATTAGACAAAGGCATGAAATACTGCAAATGGAGATTGAATTAAAAGCTCAAATGATTGCCAGATCCGAGGTAATGGAAATGCGAAGCACCTTTGATGCTCAACTCAAGGAGCATGCTAACAATGCCAGCAAGTTTCAG GATCAACTTTGTGAAAGGGAGCGCACAATTCATGAACTGGAGAGGAAAATAGAAGAGAAAGACAGGGAGCTGCATAGTATTAAATTAGATAATGAAGCG GCGTGGGCTAAACAAGACCTTCTCCGCGAGCAAAACAAAGAACTTGCATCTTTCAG AAGGGAACGTGACCATTCAGAAGCTGAAAGAGCTCAGCATATACAACAAATACATGATCTGCAAGAACATATTCAAGAAAAAGATAGACAACTTATTGAGTTGCAGGAACAA AATAGGGTTGCTCAAGAGACTATTATGTTTAAAGAGGAACAGGTTAGAGAGGCCCAAGCATGGATAGCTCGTGTTCGAGAGATGGATGTTTTCCAATCAACAACTAACCAATCATTACAGGCTGAATTGCGAGAGCGTACTGAGCAATATAACCAGCTTTGGATGGGCTTTCAGAGACAG TTTGCAGAGATGGAGAGACTTCATTTGCATGCTATTCAGCAGTTACAGCTTGAGTTAGCTGATGCAAGAGAGAGGAGTGGAACTTACAACGATGATGCTCGGATATcccaaataaattcaaaaactaaTGTAGCTCAGTATGGACACGAAAATGGAAACCAATATGACTTAAGTGGAGCCAATGCTTCAGGTGGAAATAATGGCATCCTTACAAATGAAAGCTCCGATAATGGTCCCCCATTTTCAACACCAGGCAATTCGTCAATCCAG ACTGATCATGTTCAGGGTCTTGCTATTGCTCCATCATCTCTGATGGTCCCCCATTCATACCTCCCCCCTGGTCAAGTAACTGCATTGCATCCATTTGTCATGCATCAACAAGGAGTGCCCAATTCTGTTGCATCACATGTTCCTCAGGCTCATGTTGGACATTTTCATCCAGTGCCCACAATGTCACCTCTGCAACAGTGGCAAAATCAACAG GCTGTTTCGGAGGGTTTGGAGGTGCCCAAACAGGATGTTCCCTCGTCATCCCAAGCTGATCAAAATCTGATCAGATCAGATGCAAAGTTTAATTATGAAATGTCTGTTAATGGGCAAACTCTTCATAGAGACTATTTGGATTCTCATGCCCACCAAGGCCAGGAAGCACGAACTGTGATTTCATCATCATCAGGGATGACACAG TTGGTTGATAAAGATCAACTCATTGCTTCTCAGCAAAGCTTACAACAAATATCTTCACAATTCTCTGATGCCTTAAGATTGAACTCTTTTGAATCTAATGATGAAATGAAG AATCCTGTGACATTGTCTGACGATGGATCCGAGAACCAGATACTGTTAGCTGAGCAAGCAAGTTCTGCTTCAAATGCATCATCTGTTCCAAGTCATTCAGTTAGTGAAATGATACAGAACAATTCTGCTGATTCGGTCTTGTCTGAAGCATTTGCCTCTACTGTGAAGACAACTTCAACAACCATTGCAAAGGCTCCAGAGACTGCTCTTCTTGATGAAAGGTCACTGTTGGCATGTATTGTTCGCACTATTCCAGCTGCTGGCCGAATTCGAATCAGTTCAACG CTTCCTAATAGGTTGGGCAAGATGCTTGCACCTCTGCATTGGCATGATTACAAAAGGAAATATGGAAAGCTGGAAGATTTTGTAACTAGCCATCCTGAA TTATTTTTGATTGAGGGTGACTTTATACAACTCCGCGTGGGGGCACATAAAATGATAGCTGCAACTGCTGCAGTTGCGAAAGTTGCTGCAGCTGCTGCAGCATCATCTCCTTATTCTTCATATATGCCTACTGTAGCTGTTACACCAATGGCTCAATCTCATCGTACAAAGAAATTTCCTTCAACCGACTTAAATATGGGcgacaatcctcctaagttgtCAGTAACACAGCATCAACAATCAAACGGTGCACGCTTCAGTGTTGCCGGAGGTCTGTCAAATGTTACAATTTTGAGTAAATCCAAGGATTCTCGTGAAATGAATGGTCCTGAAAATAGTGCTGTCCAGTCTTCTGCAAAAGTAGCTGTTGGCAATGGGGGAAGCCTTGACAGACCAAGTATGAGCAATGCCTCAAATACAGGCCCAGCAAATGGGAG GTCAACTGCTGCCGTGTACCCTTCTCGAAGATA G
- the LOC101503751 gene encoding uncharacterized protein isoform X1, with protein MEATAAAAAARGVSLQLQTPPRKEWRAVAEHHHSARNPDDEELDNPKLGQSDERTIYEVQQGREHLDVDFCSITMDGTLDNDILQQQIHAVIRQRHEILQMEIELKAQMIARSEVMEMRSTFDAQLKEHANNASKFQDQLCERERTIHELERKIEEKDRELHSIKLDNEAAWAKQDLLREQNKELASFRRERDHSEAERAQHIQQIHDLQEHIQEKDRQLIELQEQNRVAQETIMFKEEQVREAQAWIARVREMDVFQSTTNQSLQAELRERTEQYNQLWMGFQRQFAEMERLHLHAIQQLQLELADARERSGTYNDDARISQINSKTNVAQYGHENGNQYDLSGANASGGNNGILTNESSDNGPPFSTPGNSSIQTDHVQGLAIAPSSLMVPHSYLPPGQVTALHPFVMHQQGVPNSVASHVPQAHVGHFHPVPTMSPLQQWQNQQAVSEGLEVPKQDVPSSSQADQNLIRSDAKFNYEMSVNGQTLHRDYLDSHAHQGQEARTVISSSSGMTQVLQLVDKDQLIASQQSLQQISSQFSDALRLNSFESNDEMKEQNPVTLSDDGSENQILLAEQASSASNASSVPSHSVSEMIQNNSADSVLSEAFASTVKTTSTTIAKAPETALLDERSLLACIVRTIPAAGRIRISSTLPNRLGKMLAPLHWHDYKRKYGKLEDFVTSHPELFLIEGDFIQLRVGAHKMIAATAAVAKVAAAAAASSPYSSYMPTVAVTPMAQSHRTKKFPSTDLNMGDNPPKLSVTQHQQSNGARFSVAGGLSNVTILSKSKDSREMNGPENSAVQSSAKVAVGNGGSLDRPSMSNASNTGPANGRSTAAVYPSRR; from the exons ATGGAGGCCACGGCCGCCGCAGCCGCTGCTCGCGGCGTCTCTCTTCAGCTGCAGACTCCGCCTCGGAAAGAATGGCGTGCTGTTGCTGAACATCATCATTCCGCGAGAAACCCTGACGATGAG GAGTTAGACAACCCAAAACTGGGACAATCAGACGAGAGAACCATATATGAG GTGCAGCAAGGAAGAGAGCATTTGGATGTTGATTTTTGTTCGATAACAATGGATGGAACATTAGATAATGATATTTTACAGCAGCAAATTCATGCTGTTATTAGACAAAGGCATGAAATACTGCAAATGGAGATTGAATTAAAAGCTCAAATGATTGCCAGATCCGAGGTAATGGAAATGCGAAGCACCTTTGATGCTCAACTCAAGGAGCATGCTAACAATGCCAGCAAGTTTCAG GATCAACTTTGTGAAAGGGAGCGCACAATTCATGAACTGGAGAGGAAAATAGAAGAGAAAGACAGGGAGCTGCATAGTATTAAATTAGATAATGAAGCG GCGTGGGCTAAACAAGACCTTCTCCGCGAGCAAAACAAAGAACTTGCATCTTTCAG AAGGGAACGTGACCATTCAGAAGCTGAAAGAGCTCAGCATATACAACAAATACATGATCTGCAAGAACATATTCAAGAAAAAGATAGACAACTTATTGAGTTGCAGGAACAA AATAGGGTTGCTCAAGAGACTATTATGTTTAAAGAGGAACAGGTTAGAGAGGCCCAAGCATGGATAGCTCGTGTTCGAGAGATGGATGTTTTCCAATCAACAACTAACCAATCATTACAGGCTGAATTGCGAGAGCGTACTGAGCAATATAACCAGCTTTGGATGGGCTTTCAGAGACAG TTTGCAGAGATGGAGAGACTTCATTTGCATGCTATTCAGCAGTTACAGCTTGAGTTAGCTGATGCAAGAGAGAGGAGTGGAACTTACAACGATGATGCTCGGATATcccaaataaattcaaaaactaaTGTAGCTCAGTATGGACACGAAAATGGAAACCAATATGACTTAAGTGGAGCCAATGCTTCAGGTGGAAATAATGGCATCCTTACAAATGAAAGCTCCGATAATGGTCCCCCATTTTCAACACCAGGCAATTCGTCAATCCAG ACTGATCATGTTCAGGGTCTTGCTATTGCTCCATCATCTCTGATGGTCCCCCATTCATACCTCCCCCCTGGTCAAGTAACTGCATTGCATCCATTTGTCATGCATCAACAAGGAGTGCCCAATTCTGTTGCATCACATGTTCCTCAGGCTCATGTTGGACATTTTCATCCAGTGCCCACAATGTCACCTCTGCAACAGTGGCAAAATCAACAG GCTGTTTCGGAGGGTTTGGAGGTGCCCAAACAGGATGTTCCCTCGTCATCCCAAGCTGATCAAAATCTGATCAGATCAGATGCAAAGTTTAATTATGAAATGTCTGTTAATGGGCAAACTCTTCATAGAGACTATTTGGATTCTCATGCCCACCAAGGCCAGGAAGCACGAACTGTGATTTCATCATCATCAGGGATGACACAG GTTCTTCAGTTGGTTGATAAAGATCAACTCATTGCTTCTCAGCAAAGCTTACAACAAATATCTTCACAATTCTCTGATGCCTTAAGATTGAACTCTTTTGAATCTAATGATGAAATGAAG GAGCAGAATCCTGTGACATTGTCTGACGATGGATCCGAGAACCAGATACTGTTAGCTGAGCAAGCAAGTTCTGCTTCAAATGCATCATCTGTTCCAAGTCATTCAGTTAGTGAAATGATACAGAACAATTCTGCTGATTCGGTCTTGTCTGAAGCATTTGCCTCTACTGTGAAGACAACTTCAACAACCATTGCAAAGGCTCCAGAGACTGCTCTTCTTGATGAAAGGTCACTGTTGGCATGTATTGTTCGCACTATTCCAGCTGCTGGCCGAATTCGAATCAGTTCAACG CTTCCTAATAGGTTGGGCAAGATGCTTGCACCTCTGCATTGGCATGATTACAAAAGGAAATATGGAAAGCTGGAAGATTTTGTAACTAGCCATCCTGAA TTATTTTTGATTGAGGGTGACTTTATACAACTCCGCGTGGGGGCACATAAAATGATAGCTGCAACTGCTGCAGTTGCGAAAGTTGCTGCAGCTGCTGCAGCATCATCTCCTTATTCTTCATATATGCCTACTGTAGCTGTTACACCAATGGCTCAATCTCATCGTACAAAGAAATTTCCTTCAACCGACTTAAATATGGGcgacaatcctcctaagttgtCAGTAACACAGCATCAACAATCAAACGGTGCACGCTTCAGTGTTGCCGGAGGTCTGTCAAATGTTACAATTTTGAGTAAATCCAAGGATTCTCGTGAAATGAATGGTCCTGAAAATAGTGCTGTCCAGTCTTCTGCAAAAGTAGCTGTTGGCAATGGGGGAAGCCTTGACAGACCAAGTATGAGCAATGCCTCAAATACAGGCCCAGCAAATGGGAG GTCAACTGCTGCCGTGTACCCTTCTCGAAGATA G